One segment of Tamlana crocina DNA contains the following:
- the pdxA gene encoding 4-hydroxythreonine-4-phosphate dehydrogenase PdxA — protein sequence MKQAENITVGISIGDLNGIGGEIVLKTFEDLRMLDFCTPVIFASIKVMSFFKSHFNSEINFNSINNLNQIAHGKVNVFNCWKEPVNIEFGKEDLKIGEYAIKSLEAATKALKSDEIDVLVTAPINKHNIQSEKFKFPGHTDYLAQELGGDSLMFMVTEDLRVGLFTDHVPVKDIASHITPKLIEQKIETVYSSLKKDFKIQKPKIAVLGINPHTGDNGVIGSEDDEVLRPTLQKIKESGKLVFGPYAADSFFGSNNYKNFDAIIASYHDQGLVPFKTLSFGQGVNFTAGLSKIRTSPDHGTAFEIAGKGNADENSFKEAVFSAIQIFRNRTSYEALTANPLRKSTKKERR from the coding sequence ATGAAGCAGGCAGAAAATATAACAGTTGGAATATCGATAGGGGATTTAAACGGTATTGGGGGTGAAATTGTGTTGAAAACCTTTGAAGACCTGCGGATGCTTGATTTTTGCACGCCCGTTATTTTCGCTTCTATTAAGGTGATGTCGTTTTTTAAATCGCATTTTAATTCTGAAATTAACTTTAATAGCATTAACAACCTCAACCAAATTGCCCACGGCAAGGTTAATGTGTTTAATTGTTGGAAAGAGCCCGTTAATATTGAATTTGGGAAAGAAGACCTGAAAATTGGCGAATATGCCATAAAATCTTTGGAAGCCGCAACAAAAGCACTGAAGAGTGATGAAATAGATGTATTGGTAACGGCACCAATCAATAAGCACAATATTCAGTCGGAAAAGTTCAAGTTCCCTGGCCATACCGATTATTTGGCGCAGGAATTGGGAGGCGATAGCCTTATGTTTATGGTTACGGAAGATTTGCGAGTAGGCTTGTTTACTGATCATGTTCCAGTAAAAGATATTGCTAGCCACATTACCCCGAAATTGATTGAGCAGAAAATTGAGACGGTTTACAGTTCGCTTAAAAAGGATTTTAAAATCCAAAAACCCAAAATTGCCGTATTGGGCATTAACCCGCATACGGGCGACAACGGCGTAATTGGTAGTGAAGACGACGAGGTATTAAGGCCAACGCTCCAAAAAATAAAAGAAAGCGGTAAACTGGTTTTTGGCCCCTATGCTGCCGATAGCTTTTTTGGGTCGAACAATTATAAAAACTTCGATGCTATTATAGCCTCTTACCACGATCAAGGTTTAGTGCCTTTTAAAACCCTTTCGTTTGGGCAGGGCGTTAACTTTACGGCCGGATTGAGTAAAATAAGAACATCGCCCGATCACGGCACAGCTTTCGAAATTGCCGGAAAAGGCAATGCCGACGAAAACTCGTTTAAGGAAGCGGTTTTCAGTGCCATACAAATTTTTAGAAATCGAACCAGTTACGAAGCGCTTACGGCCAACCCATTAAGGAAGTCCACAAAAAAAGAGCGTCGTTAA
- the dcm gene encoding DNA (cytosine-5-)-methyltransferase, translating into MKHNKLKVAELFAGVGGFRLGLEANNYKVVWSNQWEPSTKTQHASMVYEARFGNKNHSNTDIATVPTTEIPDHDVLVGGFPCQDYSVATTLQNSKGLKGKKGVLWWSIHRILEEKKNKSKYLFLENVDRLLKSPSTQRGRDFAVMLQSLNQLGYAVEWRVINAADYGMPQRRRRIFFIGYHKTSAVFKRIENSEKANWLTKEGTIAQAFPVEKISALENFDLTGNLVEITNNFNKNGKISPFLNTGLLINGKVYTAKTQANYQGNKTVLGNVLQNGEVTPEFFIDEADQPKWEYLKGSKKEKRKTKAGFEYNYSEGAMIYPDALDNASRTIITGEGGKSPSRFKHVVKTKKGLRRLTPVELERLNMFPDNHTKLEGISDTKRAFFMGNALVVGVVEKIGAALYNQIHQK; encoded by the coding sequence ATGAAGCACAACAAATTAAAAGTAGCCGAACTATTTGCCGGTGTAGGCGGATTTAGACTGGGGCTTGAAGCCAACAATTACAAAGTGGTTTGGAGCAACCAATGGGAGCCCAGCACAAAAACCCAACACGCGTCGATGGTTTACGAAGCCCGATTTGGAAATAAAAACCACAGCAATACAGATATTGCCACAGTACCCACAACTGAAATTCCCGACCACGATGTGTTGGTTGGCGGTTTCCCGTGCCAAGATTATTCGGTGGCCACTACATTACAAAATTCTAAAGGACTGAAAGGCAAAAAAGGGGTGCTTTGGTGGTCCATCCACCGGATTTTGGAAGAAAAGAAAAACAAGTCCAAATACCTGTTTTTGGAGAATGTGGACCGGCTTTTAAAATCGCCGTCCACCCAACGCGGACGAGATTTTGCCGTCATGCTTCAAAGCCTCAACCAATTGGGCTATGCTGTAGAATGGCGGGTAATCAACGCCGCCGATTACGGCATGCCCCAACGCCGCCGACGTATATTTTTTATTGGCTACCATAAAACATCGGCAGTCTTTAAACGCATCGAAAATTCAGAAAAAGCAAACTGGCTAACAAAAGAAGGCACTATTGCCCAAGCCTTTCCTGTTGAAAAAATTAGTGCTTTAGAAAATTTTGATTTGACTGGCAATTTGGTTGAAATCACCAACAACTTCAACAAAAACGGAAAAATTTCACCATTTTTAAACACAGGATTGCTCATTAACGGAAAAGTTTACACTGCAAAAACCCAGGCCAACTATCAAGGCAACAAAACGGTTTTGGGCAATGTTTTACAAAATGGCGAAGTGACACCTGAGTTTTTTATTGACGAGGCCGACCAACCGAAATGGGAATACCTAAAAGGCTCAAAAAAAGAAAAACGGAAAACCAAAGCAGGTTTTGAATACAATTATAGCGAAGGCGCCATGATTTACCCCGATGCGCTCGATAATGCTTCGCGAACCATTATTACTGGCGAAGGCGGCAAATCGCCCTCACGTTTTAAACATGTGGTGAAAACCAAAAAAGGCTTGCGGCGATTAACCCCCGTAGAACTGGAACGCCTCAACATGTTTCCAGACAACCACACCAAATTGGAAGGCATCAGCGATACCAAACGTGCCTTTTTTATGGGCAATGCCCTTGTGGTAGGTGTCGTTGAAAAAATTGGCGCAGCCCTTTACAACCAAATACACCAAAAATAG
- a CDS encoding riboflavin synthase codes for MFTGIIEDIGSVSNLKTELDNLHISIKSQITSELKIDQSVAHNGVCLTVVAIDGDEYTVTAIKETLEKTNLNTLQINDRVNLERAMKLGDRLDGHIVQGHVDQTAVCTSVKEENGSWVFTFKYDASLNNITIEKGSITVNGTSLTVVNSKKDRFSVAIIPYTYQHTNFNTFKEGTVVNLEFDVLGKYVARLTALNKVD; via the coding sequence ATGTTTACCGGAATTATTGAAGATATAGGTAGTGTTTCAAATTTAAAAACCGAGTTGGACAACCTTCATATTTCCATAAAAAGCCAGATCACTTCAGAATTGAAGATAGACCAAAGTGTGGCACACAACGGGGTTTGCCTCACTGTGGTGGCCATTGATGGCGACGAATATACCGTAACGGCCATAAAAGAGACTTTGGAAAAAACGAACTTAAACACCCTACAAATTAACGACCGAGTAAATTTAGAGCGCGCCATGAAATTGGGCGACAGATTGGATGGCCACATTGTTCAAGGCCATGTGGATCAAACTGCGGTTTGCACCAGTGTTAAAGAAGAAAACGGCAGCTGGGTGTTTACTTTTAAATATGATGCTTCGTTAAACAACATCACTATCGAAAAAGGCTCCATTACCGTTAACGGCACCAGCCTTACTGTGGTAAACTCAAAAAAGGACCGTTTTAGTGTGGCTATAATTCCATACACTTACCAGCACACAAATTTCAACACCTTTAAGGAAGGCACGGTAGTAAATTTAGAATTTGATGTTTTGGGAAAATATGTGGCGCGGCTTACAGCACTCAACAAAGTGGACTAA
- a CDS encoding carbohydrate kinase produces the protein MRKMVCFGEILWDVFPNQKKIGGAPLNVASRLASFGNDVSMVSAIGADVWGEKLLQYLNKNNINTDHVQVLYKYKTGKVKVKLNHKGAASYNIKHPRAWDKILLTDEAQKAVKEADAFVFGSLAARDDTSRNTLFNLIEAARYKIFDLNLRPPHYSQDVLVYLMDKADFIKFNDDELYEVSQMMGSKFKSLEQNLHFIAEKTETQHICVTKGEHGAVLLYNGKLYYNSGYLIKVVDTVGAGDSFLASLISQLLSNTEPQKAIDFACAVGALVAQSEGANPKVSEEAIAEFMFPE, from the coding sequence ATGCGTAAAATGGTATGTTTTGGAGAAATTTTGTGGGATGTATTCCCCAATCAAAAAAAAATAGGTGGCGCACCGCTGAATGTAGCCAGCAGATTAGCTTCCTTTGGAAATGATGTATCGATGGTCAGTGCCATTGGTGCCGATGTTTGGGGCGAAAAACTACTGCAATATTTAAACAAAAACAATATAAATACCGACCACGTTCAGGTACTGTATAAATACAAAACCGGGAAGGTAAAAGTGAAGTTGAACCATAAAGGCGCGGCTTCGTACAATATAAAACACCCCAGGGCCTGGGATAAAATTCTTTTAACCGACGAAGCCCAAAAAGCGGTAAAAGAAGCCGATGCATTCGTTTTTGGCAGTTTGGCCGCCCGCGACGACACCTCGCGAAACACCCTGTTCAACCTCATTGAAGCGGCACGGTACAAGATATTCGACCTCAACTTAAGGCCGCCACATTACAGCCAAGATGTACTGGTGTATTTAATGGACAAGGCTGATTTTATAAAATTTAACGACGACGAGCTTTATGAAGTCAGCCAAATGATGGGCTCTAAATTCAAATCACTCGAACAGAACCTCCATTTTATAGCCGAAAAAACCGAAACCCAACACATTTGTGTCACCAAAGGCGAACACGGCGCGGTGCTACTCTACAACGGCAAACTGTATTACAATAGCGGCTACCTCATTAAAGTAGTGGATACCGTTGGGGCGGGCGATTCGTTTTTAGCCTCGTTAATCAGTCAGCTCTTAAGCAACACCGAACCACAAAAGGCCATTGATTTTGCCTGTGCGGTTGGGGCTTTGGTGGCGCAAAGCGAAGGGGCGAATCCTAAAGTTTCGGAAGAGGCAATTGCGGAGTTTATGTTTCCGGAATAA